AGCTCATGAGCAAAGCCCAAGGCAGCCAGGCCGCAGCGCTGCTAGCGTCACACCTGGGGAATGAGGCTGTTTTCGGGGAAGGAAAAGTGTCACAGCCTGAAGCTCGTCCAGGCAGCGTTCTCTTCCTGcgtacagacaggtttcagaggagcagccgtgctcgtctgtatccgcaaaaagaacaggaggacttgtggcaccttagagaccaaccaatttgtttgagcataagctttcgtgagctacagtatactttctacagtatgcatccgatgaagtgagctgtggctcacgaaagctcatgctcaaataaattggttagtctctaaggtgccacaagtcctcctgttcttttttctgcaTACGATGTCTCTGTCTCACGGTCTGCCTCACCCTGTTCTTAAAGGGGTAGCTCCCATTAACCATACCAGTAAAACAAGTATTAGCACAAGACCCAGATTCCCTTCTGAGGACACGGTTCAGCAGTGTATACTCACCTAGGGTGCTGGCGCTAACTTGCATACCAAGGTATGTATTTTTGCCAGGCCTGAGTCCACGGTCTTCCGATTTACAGTGCCGACCTCTCCCATTGTGAGGTGGGACACCAGGCTCTTACCCTCAGTGTGGATCAGCCCCTGCAAGAGACACAACACACACTGCCAGCGGGTTACACAAGAATGGCACGCCGTAGCAGAGCGTCGGGTCTTGGGATTATGTGTGTCAattccaggagcagagcaggatcGAGTGGTTACAAGCAGCGCAGGCCAGGGGAATGACGCCCCATTTGGGTTATTGGGGCATGGTGTGGGAGGCGGGGAATGAACCTGCGAGCTCTGGCTGGGAAACCTGGAGCCTCTGGAGCTCCAGGGAGTGAGCCAGCCTCCCCAGCGAAGTAGCAGTGTCACAAATCACTCTCTGTAGTGGGTGACTGAGCCGCAGGGTCCTAGCGTATGTTACATTCGCACCTAATTTGCTCTTGACGGACAGTGTGGCCACGTGGCTGAGCCTTGTGACTGCTGCGTGAGAGATGGGGAGTCTAGCCCCAGCTCAGCCTGAAGGGACCTTGTGAAGGGTGGTCTTACCAGggtgcaggagacctgggttccattcctggctctgggtgacctcaggcaagtccctTCCTCGCTCTGTGATTCAGCTTCCCTGTCTCACATGGAGCTCccgcctcctttgtaaagtgctgggaGATCTGCTGGTGTCAGCTGATGTGCCAAGGGGAGGAATGAGTTACCCCAGGGTACAGCACCTTGGCTTGCACAAAGGGACAAATGTTCGCAGCCTTCTGGGGAAGAGTAGAAACTAGAGCTTGTGGGGTGTGGGCTTGGTGTTTTTAGGGCACTTTCCCCAAGGCTGCTGGACAGAGTGGGGAGAAGACacttgtgacattcccctctggtgctATCTGGACCGATAATCTGCTAGGTTACTCCAATCCTTGGCTCTGGGAGCCAGCAttatcctgctctgctgtgagaatccccactcctgggctgttcacgcacggCCTCTGGCATGTCAGTcactccttggattgtgcaactgaatgacactagccaatatctcctgtcCCAGACACAATCCCAGGAACCTCCGTCTtgtagtgtccagttatgcccgctggacgctgcaagttTATATGAGTTCCTCAGTTTaagaaagaaattgatatgtaccaggcttgttctcccaaggggagcctctgacacacttcaaaccaaatgcactgcttcaggtagaataaagaAACAGagttattaactacaaagagagattttaagtgattgtaagtcaaagcataagaaatcagatttggtcaaatgaaataaaagcaaaatgcattctaagctgattttaacaCCTTCAGTGCCCTtgcaaacttagatgcttctcaccacaggctggctggttgccctttagccaggctcttccctttgatcagcgcttcggtcgcttggtggtggtgatgtctgtagatggaggtggaagagagaggaagagcatggcaaacgtctctcccttttatcatgtcctttcttccctcttggctttgccccccactcccttcagagtcaggtgagcattatctCATTGTAGTCACTGGCTGAcccacttgagagtccaacagatcctttgctgctgcctaggccagtgtcctttgttcctgtgagactgggctgggtttgtcccatacgtgccttgatgaggtgtgaactgcccctctgctcttagaGAGTTTTTGcgtgggcttattttaagccatgagggcacattttcagcctcataactatatacaggGAATTATAACCTGTAACATTACAgcaacaacaattactataacatcactatagcaaccatgctcagtgcatcatgagccttcccaagacacccgacatgacaaactttgcactgggtaccacacaatcattttataagtatgaacatgggggtgtagggtgttccacgaggtacagaacgtcacaacgttgttttgggtttttgctTCCCCAGCATTGTGTGAAGGCTGGAACCTTCTGAGCCATGGCGAGATGACCTAGAGAGGGGCCAAAACTGATCGATTTGTGTGAGTTTCCAGCGCTGGTACAGAGGGAGAGATGGGGCGTGAGCAGCATCTGGGGCACGGCAGCGTGGAGCTAGTGGGGAGTTTGTGGCACTGGTGAAGAGGGAGAGATGGGGCGTGTGCAGCGTGTGGGGCATTGCACAGTGAAAACAATGGGGAGTGTGCAGTGCTGGtgcagagggagagacagggcatggcagctgggagccagtggggagTTTGCAGTGCTGGtgcagagggagagacagggcaCGGCAGTGGGGAGCCAGTGGGGAGTTTACAGTGTTGGTGCAGAGGGAGAGATGGGGCACGGCAGCGGGGAGCCAGTAGGGAGTTTGCAGTGCTGGTGCAGAGGGAGAGATGGGGCATGGCAGCGGGGAGCCAGTGGGGAGTTTGCAGTGCTGGTGCAGAGGGAGAGATGGGGCACGGCAGCGGGGAGCCAGTGGGGAGTTTGCAGTGTTGGTGCAGAGGGAGAGATGGGGCACGGCAGCGTGGAGCCagtggggagtttgcagagctggtGCAGAGGGAGAGATGGGGCGTGCGCAGCGTGTGGGGCACGGCAGCGTGGAGCCAGTGGGGAGTTTGCAGTGTTGGTGCAGAGGGAGAGACGGGGCACGGCAGCGGGGAGCCAGTGGGGAGTTTGCAGTGTTGGTGCAGAGGGAGAGACGGGGCACGGCAGCGGGGAGCCAGTGGGGAGTTTGCAGTGTTGGTGTAGAGGGAGAGATGGGGCACGGCAGCGTGGAGCCagtggggagtttgcagagctggtgcagagggagagacagggcaCGGCAGCGGGGAGCCAgcggggagtttgcagagctggtGCAGGAGGAGAGATGGGGCATGCGCAGCGTGTGGGGCACGGCAGCGTGGAGCCAGTGGGGAGTTTGCAGTGCTGGTGCAGAGGGAGAGATGGGGCACGACAGCGGGGAGTTTACAGAGCTGGTGCAGGAGGAGAGATGGGGTGTGCGCAGCGTGTGGGGCATGACAGTGGAGCTGGCAGGATTTGGAAAGGCAGGGTGAGGGCGACGGAGCAGGCTGCAGGAAGCCGGGCTGGAGCTTGAAAGGCAGTGCTGGGAGGAGTGAGGTATTTTAAGGTGGGAATAGTCCTGTGTAGGAGAAGGCAGCACATAGTAGCGTATCCTGGGATGGCCTGTGGGCTGCAGCACAGCTGTTCGTAATCTCTGATAAGGATGGTCCAATTGTGTATTTGCCATTCAGCAGCAGGTTCAATACCATCCCTGTGACATCAGTGCTGGGCTAAGGCAGGGAGAGACGTGATCCCTGGGACTCTAACATGGCCACGGGAAATGTGGTACGATTCCAGAACGGGTGGGTGACTCAGTGGTCTGCACCGACTCTTTGGCGCTACAGATGGCCTGGCTGTCGCACGAGGACAGGTGAAGTGGCACAAAGGGGACTGGAGACGTGACAGAAGTGGCAAGAAAAAGACTTTTAGATCAGTGATGGTAAAACCAAATGTCTAGCTGGAAGAAGACAAGGAGCTCTTGGCTAGCTCTTACCTAGCAGTTCAGAGAACAAGTCAGGCAGGTTATGTACCGTACCTAGGAACTGTACTTCCTATAAcacttggaggaggaggaaaccaaGTCATGGGGACGTCTCCATCTCTGCAGAGCATTTTCCGTTCCAAagagctgctgggaaaggctcAGCTTAGCCGTACGAACACACTCTGAGGCCTGTTGTTTTATAGGGCTGAGACCTGTGCGCTTCCTAGGAAGGAAGGGAGACAGCTAGGTAACTTGGACAATGTTGATGAGGTTGTGGGCCGGTCAGGGAGCGCTACTTCTCCCGACATCGTGCTACTAGGTCTTTGGAGAGTCGAGTTCCCAACAGCTGCAGTGGGCAGGATGACGGTTGACAGACCAGCCAAGCTTGGCGTCTGAGCCATGGCCGACAAACGAGAAGATGGAGGGATGGTATGGAGCAAGGCCCAAGAGCGCTCCATGTGAATTATCATCGGTGGGGGCAGATTGAGGGTGGCCAGGACCAATGGTCTGTAGAGCAGAGGAGGAGCAGTGGATGCAGATGTGTGCTCGAAAGCTGAGAGAAGGAGACGGGCCCCAGAGTGGCCGAGGCTGGGCACCTGGATCTGGCAGAGGCCAGGACCAGCTGGAGCTGGATCCCCTAGCAGACTAGCCGGGGCCTAGGGCCAGCGTTTGAGAGCCGAGTGCTCATCAGGGAAGGCGTCCGGGAACCCTGGGCTCCGCcaggctctgctgatgccccAACCGGGGGCTGGGGGTTAATGAACAGaaagggagctgggaaggggggtctGTGTCGGAGGGATGTGAACtcagcaggggatggggagagaggggtgtCAGCCCACTGAGCACCAGCCTTCCCTTGCCATGGGGTGTTGGTACCACTGAACAAAACATCTCCCTCCAGGGGCTCAACTAGGCTTCTTTCTCCTAGGCTTGGCCAGGGGCTTGGCAGCCCcatggctcagggctgggctggaggcttGTCAACCCAAGGGActgtgctgggctgagctgggggctcGGCAGCTCGTATGGGCATGGGCACAGGACTCCTCCGGCTGCTCCAGCTTTTCTCGGCTCCTCTCATTCCCAGGGCGGCCCTGCTGACGGGTCGGTACCAGACACGCTCCGGGGTTTACCCCGGCGTGTTCTACCCCGGCTCCCGGGGAGGCCTCCCACTGTCCGAGGTCACCATCGCGGAAGTGCTGAAGGCTCGGGGCTATGCCACAGCCATGGTCGGCAAATGGCACCTGGGACTGGGGGCCAATGGCTCCTTCCTGCCCATCCACCAGGGCTTTGACCACTTCCTGGGGGTGCCCTACTCCCACGACCAGGTGAGCTTCTGGCATcctggggcacagggctggggggtgtcCTGGCCCCCTTGCAGGGCTGGGAGCATGTTGTGGGGCCAGGAAGGTATCGGTACAGTGCCTGGGGGAGGTGCCCTGGGGGTCCGAGGGCTGATTTGGGATGGTGCTTGAGGGAGTTGGATCAGAAGGCTGGCGGTGGCTGGGAGGGGATCCAGGCTGGGCCGGGGGGTCAGAGGGGGAGCTGAATGGGGTGCTGGGGGCGTGGCTGGACTGGCAGGAGGCTAGGGCTTGCAGGGTCTGGATCTctctggagtgggggctgggctgggtggatGGGGTGCTGGGTGAGGCAGGCTGTGTCTGTGTCTTGGGGGTGCAGGCGCTGGGTGAATAGGGACTGGGTggatgggggttgggagggaTGGTTGGGTCAGTGTCTTGGGGGATGGGTGAGGCAGGCTGGATCTGTGTCTTTGGGGGGCACAGACTGGGtgaatggggggcagggtgggtcagtggctggaggcaggcatGGGCTGGGTGAGTGGAGTTGGGAGGGATGGCTGGGTCAGTGTCTGGGGAGTAGGTGGATATGGGGCCGGGCGGGGCAGTCTGGGCTCCCCCTTTCCTGGTGGAGTCAGTGTATGCCAATAACCCAGAAGTGTTCACATTtcctggcgggggtggggggggggttatgccTGGCCAGTCCCTGGTGTGCTGCACAAAGGGAATAATGGGGCCTtgtccctgtgaggtgggggaggggggcgtgccagcctgggctggggggatcTAGTCCCAGGCCCCTGGGGGAGCGTTGGATTTGGGgtgctgtggggaaggagggaatccaGGTTGCTgtaagggggtgggatggggtccACGCTCCTAGGGAAGGGTTGGGTTGTGGtgtgctgtggggaaggggttgctgtaggggggtgggatggggtccGGGCCCCTGGGGAAGGGTTGGGTTGTGGGGTGCTGTAGGGAATGGGTCCTGGTCTCTGGGGATATGTGAGGAGTGCTAGTCTCCAGAGTGATTTGGGGGTGCGAACTGGTCATTGGGTGGGAGTGGAGCCTCGTCCTTGGGGCACTGGGTATGTGCCTGCGTCTTGGGGGGAGCTCATGTGGGGGGCTGGTACCTGCTGCCTGCCAGGTGGGGATGCAGAGCGTTCTCTCCTCTCACTCCAGGGCCCCTGCCAGAATCTCACCTGCTTCCCCCCAGACACCAAGTGCTTTGGGACGTGCGACCAGGGCGTGGTGCCCGTCCCGCTGTTCCTAAACCAGAGCATCCTGCAGCAGCCGCTCGCCTTCCCCCAGCTGGTGTCACGCTACAACAAGTTCTCTCGCGACTTCATTGCCGACTGTGCCCGCCGGGGCCACCCCTTCTTGCTCTACTACGCGTCCCATGTAGgtgctggggctggcagcctggggtgggcatgggcaCCTCGGGGTTGGCCAGGATGGAGGagtcacagagtccccgggcgatgctctggagctgctccctacgaagccaggcaggactctggggaagtctcctctctgggagcagcctgtctgtaggacacacagctcacccggcttcccccttcctgggtctgacctcggagcattcagcctcctctgccgctccgtgcgcttcccacagcgagtccgctcaggccgggtcctggggaagccagaggtcctgcaccccaacttcgcagtcagacgtgactctcagccagccagtaaaacagaaggtttattagatggcaggaacatggtctaaaacagagcttgcaggtgcagagaacaggacccctcagctgggtccatttggggggcagtgagccagacaaccccgtctgcacttcactccatgtccccagccagccccaaactgaaactccctccagcccctcctctgggctttgtctctttcccgggccaggaggtcacctgattcctttgttctccaaccctttagctctcaccttgcaggagggaagggcccaggccgtcagttgccaggaaacagggtgtcggccattctctgtgtccagacccctgcacacacctgccctctagggctctgcaaggatcatacacccttctcccaccccctagatacttaagaactgcctaggggaaactgaggcacccccacactattcagaggaaacattaagaacagtcccgcttcgtcacaggaGGGTAGGTGCAGGCACCTGGATGTGTCGGGGAGGGAGTAAGTGGGGTAGGGGTGGTGGGGATGGCTGGGCACGGCTTGGGGCGGTGGTGGGTAGGCCTAGAGAtactggggggcagggcaagggggcaCCTgtaccccccccccgcagcacgATGAATGGCTCCCGCTTGATCCCCGGAGGAAGGGAAaagcccccacagcttcctccccggcctggcagcccccagctctgctgggagaGGTAGCTGGTCCTAGCTCTGCAGTCTGCTGCAGGGATCCCCTCTCACTGTCTGCTCCTTTGCCCAGCACACCCACTACCCCCAGTTTGGGAGCCAGGAGTACGTGGGCCAGTCGCTGCGGGGTCCCTTTGGGGATGCCCTCATGGAGTTGGACGGCTCAGTGGGGctcctgctccaggcactgcaggaGAACGGCCTGGAGGGGAACACGCTGGTCTTCTTCACCGCGGACAATGGGTGAGTGTGAGCGAGCTGGGgagccgcccctgccccgccacgTCTGCCCAGGGATGGGAGGCTGTGGGGCTGAGCGTGGGGTCAGGGGTGGGAGCAGGACTCTCAGGGATATAGGGGTGCTGGGGGCGTTGGGGATTAGGCAGGGGGATTTGAAAAGTGCTGGGGAGGTTGCGGGGAGGTGGGGATGGAGCAAGGAGGTTTCAGGGGGTGTTTGGGgcggatggggcagggggatttGGGGTGCTTGAGGGTGGAGGTTTCAGGGGGtgttgtgggggttgggggcaggtggggatggggcccAGGGATACGGGGTGCTTAGGGCAGGGGGTGACAGGGACCTTCAGGGTGGGGGACATTTGGAATGACTTGTAAGTTATGGAGTTGATCTGATTTCAAGTTGTAAGGCTGCTCAGCgtgttcccccctgccccacccccacggcTCCCTGTGCTCTCTCGGGGCTGTGCAGGGGGGAGCAGTAGGGTGGGGAAGGCCCTGCCCACACCCCCACTTCTCAGGCGAGGGACATCCCCAGCCCAGTGCTGGAACATGAACATCCCTCCAGGCTCCCTCTGGACGACCGCTGGCCTGGCCTGCCTCGCTCCTCGGCCAGAGCCGCCTGTGGGACCCGAGAGCCAAGGGTCTCCACCAGCCTGGCTGTGCCCTTCCCTAC
The nucleotide sequence above comes from Caretta caretta isolate rCarCar2 chromosome 1, rCarCar1.hap1, whole genome shotgun sequence. Encoded proteins:
- the ARSA gene encoding arylsulfatase A isoform X4 produces the protein MAWLSHEDRAALLTGRYQTRSGVYPGVFYPGSRGGLPLSEVTIAEVLKARGYATAMVGKWHLGLGANGSFLPIHQGFDHFLGVPYSHDQGPCQNLTCFPPDTKCFGTCDQGVVPVPLFLNQSILQQPLAFPQLVSRYNKFSRDFIADCARRGHPFLLYYASHILKNCLGETEAPPHYSEETLRTVPLRHRRHTHYPQFGSQEYVGQSLRGPFGDALMELDGSVGLLLQALQENGLEGNTLVFFTADNGPETMRMARGGSSGLLKCGKGTTYEGGMREPAVAYWPGRISPGVTHEMASTLDILPTLAALAGVPLPSVPLDGYDLSPVLFGGGKSPRQMMIYYPSSPSNQLGVFAIRYGKHKAHFFTQGSLQSGTTPDPDCHGLAPLTPHEPPLLFDLEADPAENYNLLEGGAVGPEVLRVLKEIKQHKVLFDQHMEFGESQIRKGTDPALQPCCAPHCTPKPSCCHCP